TTTCTATATCTTTAAGGAGATATTTTCCTACATTGTAAGACGTAGGGGAAACTGATAAGGGTAGTGTTGAATTGGTGCTAAAATAAATGCATTGTCAGTACGTATGCAGACGACATGGGTGGCACTAACCGGTTTGTCAACTAAAACCCTTCACATAAAGATCACGCAAAACACGTACACAGCTTAGCTACACAGTAGACTACTGTTAGACTATGTTCTCTTAACCCACAAAGCCTACCTAAACAATAAACAGCAACTGTTCTTCAACACAGTGTGGTGGACGACTTGAAGAATCTAGACAACCATGGCTCAGATGTTTGTCATCAAGAACCGTGGATCCGGGCGGGTGTTGGATGTGGAACGCGGCGGACAAGTCATCAACTCCCCCGTCTTGCTGTACGACAAGCACGCCCAGGACAACCAGGTACgtgtattgtaaatgcagaaactttctcGGTGGTTTGacgttcgcggtttttgcggtagccgcttcaccgcaagcttaaaaccactgcgaccaTTTTTCCATCTTAGTAAgaggctacagtgcatggtgctgtcgcgaacttaaattcacCGTGAAAATTcgttttccccgctaccgcgaaattaaatccccgcgaacttaaaagcatttacatTATATAATCCATATTCATCAAGACAATATCACAACCAGGTcaaatgatattaaaaaaagaagctttgctgcagtaccaaggtaacATACCAGAGGGGctcaaaatcaaccttgacctttgtcctctcaacacctacctacataccagaTATCATCGTAATACATTGACAAGAAAGTTGTATTACTCCACCGCTCAAGACGCAAAACACAGGAACTAATAGTTGCAGTTCAGCGGACCGGTTGAAAGCACCCAGCTATCAGTTTGTGCTTATTAATTCATGCATCTTCAACGGTGTCAAGGCGTCCTTACCTTTAACATATTCACTTTACGTAAAATGGAGCAAGGACACATTTAGTTTTTCTGTTTGTCTTCTTAGTCAAGAATATTCTACGAGATCCTAAACGATTTCAAACAGAtgttatgcaaaaaaaatgtagttcAAATGAGACATGCAACTATTTTTGAATTTGGCTTGTAGTTAAtacttttctgttatgtgtttCTGTATATCAGAAATGGACACACAACAAGTATAACCAGATCTGCACCGCCCTGAAGCCGGGAGGTGAGGACGTGGCTATCCACATCCATGACCGAGGTACCGGACAGGTCATCATGTCTGTCTGCCAGAAGGTACgaaacatgtgtgtgtgtgtgtgtgtgtgtgtgtgtgtgtgtgtgtgtgtgtgtgtgtgtgtgtgtgtgtgtgttcgtgtgtgtgtgtttgtgtgttgttgtgtttgtgtgtgtgtgtttgtgtgtgtgttgttgtgtgATCATGACGTCAATcattttgctattttcttcTAGGATCCTACCCAAGCGAAGGATCAGATGTGGCTGCGGAACGATGCTGACGGCACCATCGCGTGTTATGACGACCCTATGCGTGTGCTCAGCGCAGGCGCAGGAAACGCAGGTAAAGTACCCGGATGTTAGAACCAGCGTCGTCAGTAAATTCTAGCCTTTTTTAACTTCAGCTACTACATCCTGCACTATCTACAACGTTTGCACAAGATCGAAAGAAGAACTGTCACAATTCTCTCTAGATTAATATGAGAAGATCTCATAACGATCGCTCTTTTTAGTAGTTCACAGTGTTCTGCTGCTGTAGTGGTCTGAACACTTTGCAGCTGCTAtaagtctttcttcaactctctccacttTATCCTGTTCATCGCGAGTTCCATAGTCCTGTAATAATTCTTTAGGTCTACCCTTAAGCTTAGTAAGCCTAACAGACTCTAACCGTGATTTGTAAGCGTAGGTGCAAAGTGATGCAGAAATATGTAATACTATGCTCTTTCTTGCTGAAATTATTCAAAGATATCTTTAAATTAGATTCATTATACAGATTGGTTTTAGCTAATGTGACTTAATTTGCAATGTTGCTTGATTGTTGCAGGCGACCATCTGAGGGTGGAACAGAAGGGAAACCCACCACCAGCCAGCCAGCAGTGGGACTGGGAGGCCATGTAGAGCGCGCATCCGtgaccgccatcttggttccGCCGCCATCTGGGAACTGATGGCCATCTTGGTTCTGCCTTTCCCCAAACATTTCAAGCACGCATCGAGACTGTCGATTTACACATAGatcagtttgtttttgttcGCTTGGTTATGTTGCTTATGCGGGAAAGAAATAAATGCTCTTGCAAAGGAACtttgaaattgtttgtcttATGCTTTGTAAGGAGTAACGTAAGTTCTTCTTTATGTCGTGATTTCTTTTAAAGACGTAATCAATACCCGGATATGCACCCAACAAGGCCTGTCTAGAGCGTACGATGTGTGCTAAACCTCATGCTTAAGTGACTTTTCTCAAGCACACACAAGCGGGCGCacgcaacacacacacacacacacgcacacacacacacaagcacgtaaaacacacacacacacacacacacacacacacacacacaagcccgtacacacgcacacacacacacacaaacacgtacacacacaaacacgtacacacacacacataaacacgtacacacacaaacacgtacacacaaacacgtacacacacacacacacacacacacacacacaaacgtacatgtacatagtattaGACATTGTTTCATCATGCAAATATGCAGACCTTGAAATATTAATGTCACATGAACAACATAGACAATGTTTATGGCTATTTTATTCCTCAAATTGGTATAACAAATtactttgaaatgtttgtggttcCAACTTACATAGATATGTTTATGGTTCTCATCAAAAGTTGCAGACCTTCTTGACATGTCACATTAACGGTGTGGTACTCACATATGACCTCAGTAACTAGACTTAGAATCTGGCTCTTTTCGTTTCAAGACACGGTTGACAGTATTactttcttacatgtacattactatCATTACTTTAAGTCGAGTTTAATACTCAAGTATATAGAAAATATCATTCTTTGTAccagtaagaaaaaaatgtgtgttttaGTTCTAATATTATTAAACAATGCTTCTCTGTCTTAACTGTAGGTTGGTAAGGTCCGAACAAAGTGAAATTCAGCTTCGATATTTAAATGGCATTCACTATAAGGGGGAGGGGCCCCAAACAACATGTCTGTATAGTCTCTGTTGGTGACTGATAAGGTACACTCGTCATGGAattcttttgtttgaacctttgacATTAAGCAAAGTCTTGACGCAGATGATTTACGTCTGACCAGTCAGCCATGttatttatcatcatttttgATAACAACTGCCTATTATGCACATTCActagaagggggagggggctcTAAACAACTTGTCTGTATAGTTGTTCATGACTGATAAGGTACACTCGTCATAAAATTCCTGTGTTTGAACTTTTGACATTAAGCAAAAGTCTTGACGCAGATGATTTACGTCTCACCAGTCATGATCAGCCATGCAATTAATCATCATTTCTGGTAACAACCGGTTATTGTGTGACTTTAAGCCCGAAGCCAGTCCCAACCTTTAAGATCTAGGTGTCAGTTTTCTACATAGAATACGGTACGGTATTTAGAAATATacgtagtacaaaatgtagcatgGTGCCCTACTGGTGTAGAAGTCTTAGACTAGCGCTGGTGCATAACActagaagggggaggggggctctaAACAACATATCTGCATAGCTAATGTTTATGATTGATAAGGCTCACTCGTCATGAAATTCTTGTGTTTGAACTTTTAACATTTAGCTCTACTTTGACGCAGAAGATTTACGTCTCACCTGTCAGTAATGttatttatcatcatttttggtaacaACTGCCTTTTGTGCACATTCACtagaaggggggaggggggctccaAACAACATGTCTGTATAGTCTTTGTTCATGACTGATAAGGTACACTCGTCATGGAATTCTTGTGTTTGAACCTTTGACATTTTGCAAAGTCTTGACGCAGAAGATTTACGTCTCACCTGTCAGTCATgtttttcatcatcatttttggCGACAACTTCCTATTGTGCACATTCACtagaaagggggaggggggctccaAACAACATGTCTGTAAAGTTTGTTCATGATTGATAAGGCTCACTCGTCATGAAATTCTTGTGTTTGAACTTTTGACATTAAGCAAAAGTCTTGACGCAGAAGATTTACGTCTCACCAGTCAGACATGTAATTTATCATCATTTCTGGTAACAACCGCCTATTGTGTTACTTGTAGCCTGCAGGTAGTTCCAACCTTGGGTCTAGGTGTATGATTTATCAGTGTTAATGTGGCCTGATTGATATTCACTCAGCTGCATGCGCCGCCAAATTGCAGTCTGAAATTTCGCCAACTTTGCAAATTTTATCCAATTTTACAAACTGACCTGCAAGGCATGTTTAAAACACCGTAAATCCGTGTTGACCTCAACGAACAAAATGGCGGTGCCCAGAACATCACATTATCAGCATCgacatgtaacaaaatagatATAGGATGGGGAAATCGTTGGTTGCCATCTAATCAAaatcatcctcctaacgcccggtccccaactgCATTGGCCTATGGGGTAACACaaggagttttgacacgactcTGGTTCCTCTGCGTAAGAGAATGATCAAAATCGTCCATCACAAGGCTGATAGTTTTTACTTAgcgtgttggtagggtgtgacaaaTGGAAATGGCTAGATGTTTGCCCCCtggcggcttcccttggtactccAGCCGAAgttctcgtgttctgaacaagttaTGGTCACGGTTTTTAGAACTGAGTTATCTTTCGTGCACGGGAAAAtgtgacataagtttggaccccAAGCGGCTATAGTTGATTTGTAGAAGCATGTGACAACATGTAAAGAAATTTACCTAACATTTACAGCTAAAACTGACGTTAAAGAGCCACACGGTTGTCTAAGTCGTGTTAAGCATTCTTAAGGAGACTGCTATATCTTATTTTCTACCAGAATAAAGACCGAAGAGACAACACATGCTTATGTCTGATCGATCGGCAATGATGGGATACACCTGTGACTTTTAACCTGCGCGATGACAATTAAATTGCGAGTTGAAAAACTGGTATGTCCTACCTTCATATTTGCACGCACTATCGGAATTCGTAACGAGGTAAGTCTGACAAGATCATATCTTATATGTACTGTTTATTCACTGTAGTTTGGGTCCATTTGTCTCCTATTATGATACTAAATCAAGTCTGACTTGGTCACGGGGTACAGATCTtaaacgtacatgtacaataacaaGGGAGCAGTAGATCATGATCGTGTTATAAGAGGTTGGCAATTGAACACACTGTGTGTGAAAAAGATAAAACCAGTGAGCGAGAGGGTGGAGTGTTTTCTACATTCCAGGCTTCTAATTTTAAGCTTgcctctttttttttattctactGTGGCGCTTTACTTAATCCACTGGCCGGACTTAAAGTCCTGGCATGGCATGTAATCCCAAATGGTTAACAGTTTATATCGACTACCGGTGTTATGCCAAACTTTTGCCCATGCCAAATCATTCACCCACACTGATTGGGGGTTTCCAGTATGCCTAATCGAGGGGAGAAAAGTGTGTTACGCTCGTGGGGTGGTAATTTTGTAAGCAGAAGTCTGGGTGGATTTTAGGAGGAGGTGTCGCGGTAATCCTAAGTAGTGTGACCCTAACTAGCCCGAAAACTTATTTTAAATACAGCCGAAACCTTTATACTCACGCGTAGCAAATATCTGGCGGAACATATATTTTGTGCGACACCTGTCACTATTGCACAATgttgagttgttgttgtttcatgcCTACAGACGTCAACTACAAAGACAACATGTCGGTGAAGTATGTGTACATCCGCCATGCCGTGAACGGGATGCTATTGACCGTGGCCGACAAAGGTGACCCCACCAACTCCCAACTCGTGCTGAAACCTAACATCGGTGGAGATGACAGTCAGGTCGGTAGGCGGCGTTCCTTCACACACAATTTCGTCATACCAACGTTGGTCTTTCACTATGAGAGGCTCATTTTCCTTTCAGGTCTCTGAAGTTATTTCGGTGCACTGAAAgtaatataactagaaaggccgacatttgctcgagAGCAAATACTGCATATTTTAGCCGTCTCCCTCGCcgtgcaacaatagactgttccaaaacaATGTATGACATACAGTCTTTTTATGACAATTACAACATGCATTTAGTCAAGTAGCCTaagaggcactttttcgctgttaCCGTACGACAGCGTTACTCAGAACCTCACCCTAGCGTACAGCTACAGCTATTAGCTATCAAACTGACAAAaattacctgctaatttcttcaattaCGAACAAACTTTTACCAACCTATTGTTTGAGATCAGTTAGGCTGGCTTACAGGGGGGGGGGCTGGGGTGTTTTTTACCACTTAACACCCATCCATGCAGTCATTTACATTTTGAGGGGTCGGAACTGTTTTAGAGTGCACAATCGgaataatacatgaatgagaccttagAATTCTGTAATGTATGTACGTTAGTagttttttaaatgtaaatgtgcctagcctccatagcaggctctctggtgcctttttgggctcataatacacttttgctggccatttctttttgtactgggtcgctgattgctggccctTTCAGAGGGGCCGGCAGTctgggacccgtatacaaagaaagacaaagataaacttgaaagggtacagaatcaagctgccagattctgtacgaacaactacaacagggatgctagtgttaccaaaatgaaaacagatctgcagtggacatcacttgacgacagaaggaaaatgtcctgactttgcatgatgtacaaaatgaccaataaactggtggacgtaccgactgataagtatctaataccagctcaaaaacgaacaagaaacagccatgacttcaagtacaagagttaccaacctaggattgatgtgttcaaaaattcgtattttcccagaactatagtagagtggaatttgttatcaccaaacacagtaggggcatcatctctggatagtttcaaagaacgcttgaaatagatgtgcaaaagttagatgtgacgggtccttcggtgtaatataaccagctgctgccgcgccgcgtgcctgcgaagctggtgtgttacgccaaagggcggttataccggatatatagatacagatacgtaCAGACACAGATACGTAAAATGTGCCGACGTTTAACATTGATTGATGCAACTGATTCCCGTGTCTATGTTCCTTAGATCTTCAGGTATTCGGACTCTGTTCTTTGCACTAATCTGACGTCAGGCGACAGCGAGTTGGCCTGTCAGTTTGTACCAAACGACTGCTGCGCCATGGGACCCTGTAATAAGGTAAACCTCGCCACGAATTCATGTACAACAAAAGGTTTTCCATCGATTTATGATTGGCCGTATTTTGTACGAGAAAAGACTCCAGACTTGTCTTTTTTGTCCGTGGTGTTTAGGGAGTGGTATGTCTCTGTTCTGATATGCCTAATGTCTGAGATAAAGTGGCATCATATGTTTATTCTACGAATTATCATTATACAATAAGGAGGTTCACGATTTTAGACTCATGCGCACCGAAATGTACTGTGGGGgataggtcaaaggttaaggcccctgACTTATAAATAGTTCATTGTCTCAATCATGGTACCATTTGCTTATTAATAATGTTCaggtgtttttgtttatgtcttttACGTATACATATTACCCATGCACATTTAACTACGTACTTTATAATAATAGAATCGTGAAGCTCCTTATTCTACCTGTATGATTTCTCATTTCATTTCGTTAATTCCATAGGGTTTTAACCAGAAGTGGTTCCATGGCGATGACGACAAGACTTTAATGTCCGGACAGGACTCCACCCTGTGTCTCACCGCGGAAGGAAACGATGGTGAAGCGGTCAGGGTCAAGCCCAAAGCCTACCCAATCACCGCCAAGCAGCAGTGGGACGTCATCCAGATGTAACCATGGCGTCATTCGAAGTTATCAATGGTGTACAATCAGGCTCGCCCCCGGAGCGCCGCCAAAAAATGTATACCAAGTTTTGCATGCATCTCGATAATTCTAAACAGGAAAAGATAGCAATGGGAAAAGATGCAGGCTGTATGTGTCTGAATTACATCTATTGCTTTACTTGCAAGCTGTAGTTAAGTATGAATGTGGTAGGAGGCGCTACAGAGTGGTGATACGACCTTCACTATTTTTTCGGATCTTTGCAGCATGGACATGAATTCATGTCTGGCGTGTAATATTTCAAGTAAGATTCTACTTTATTCATGCTAAGTATGTTACACTATTGCTCCTATTACTGTACTGTAGTATTTTTGTTATAGCCTAAAACGAGTCAATAAACGACAGCTAAAACTTTCTAATCACAGTTTATTTTGTCTATGTTCATGTAATTCTGTAGAATTCTTATAGAAACGTAGATGCATGATCCACAAAGAGTAATTGAATGGTTGATATTTCAAAGTCAATGGCTCGAGTGTGGCTGACCAGTCCCAAGTTGTGCTATCGGTGGAGCATGTGCGCCCCCTACCGACTTTGATGTGAAGGTCATGGCACTTCTACAAAGGGTAGGTTTGTCAGCTGGTAGAAAAACATTGTTGATGTCTCTGACGATTTCTGTTCTTGGGCCACGAGCACAACATTATTTAAGCGGCATTATATGGGTATAACCATGTCTTTTTGTGGACAAATGCGGGTCGGAAGACCCACAAGAGATGGAACTATACACATGTGACTCCTCAATGATACTTTTGGTCACCATCTTGCTTGGGTTATTTAAAAACTCTTACTTATGAACACATTCGCAGCGTTCGGCAAATGCAAAAGCTCAGAAAGAGAAATGACACAAACTGGAGCGTATGTAGGCAACCCATATCTCCGTCAATAATACTGAAATATTCTAAAGTATATCCTTCGTCAATACTGCTAAAAAGGATATGCATGAGGTACTCATATACACCATTTGTCCGACACAAAGGATAGAATCATTACGTAAACGCACTTCATCAAATAGAGTCTATGATCGCACTCTATCACTTGCAAATGGGTTGAGACAAGAATATGAAACGTTGAATACGTCACAAGATTCGGCAAGAATGATACATTACAAATGTCACCgacatgaaatattatttttgttattaCTGAACACAACTAGAGTCCACTAgataatgtatacatgtatttatagggAATTTCGTACAAATGGTCCAGTGACTTCTTGCATTGGTCGCATATTCGGTGCAGACACGTTAGTTTGTACTGTATAGGCACGATCATTATTTATACTATACAAGATCTCCACAAATACGGAGATTTTTTTGCTTCTTTGAGaaggaaaaaatgaagaaacaaaaaacataatgattatgTTTTGTTTCAGGTACAGCTTTGACAACAGTTTTTACATCGTTAATAGTAAATAGTTTGTTCTAAAATTGGAATGTTGTGCTCGCAAAAGTTTTAGTTAGTCAAACTTAAAAAGTGCTACTACTACTAGGAATAcatattttgtgttttgttgcaatctgaaaaaaatggattttcacATTTTTAGACACGTGATATTTTGAACGGTGTCAAATGCCTTCATTACATCAGCAATGACATGTTTCAAATCTCATAAACATAACCTAACTTAATAATTATCTATGAGCCGGCAAAATTGTAGCCAGCTGTATAAAGTATAAGTAATTATGCTCCACTTCTTCGACATAGCCCTCAccgaaaatagaaaaaaaggaacatttgaaattcATTGATTATGTAATAGATACACCTCATCCATGTCAAGGCACGGCTCCTATGGACGAGCTCACAGTCCTGTTTTGGAATGAACCAATCCGAGTTCTTCAAAACATAACAGGACGTTTTAACTCACAACCTTTTACAGCAATTTCGCGTTCTTCATTTCCAACATCCGGGTCCTGGTATGGAAATCAGTCCACCAATAGGAGCCATTTATTGGTCCACAACAAACCACAGCTGCAGGAGCCGATGGGCCATCCGATTGTCCCATCATGCCATTCgtatccaagatggcgtcttGCAAATATTTCAGAGCTCTGTTTTCACAGAAAGTACGTCTATTTTTTTCGTCAAGACTGTGCACCATTGCCTCCCTTCTCCTCGTAGCTTCTCCATTTTCTCGACACGATGATTTGCCGGTCGGATATGCTGGTTTGTACCTTTAACCTACGGTCAAACGGTCTTCCCGTGATGCTATGCCGTTTAGACGTCAACCCCCTCCGCTCGAACAGAGGTTCCTGGAAGTGTACGGCTTTGACTTCCCTCGGTGTAGGGGGAGGTGCTTTCGGACTGGAAGGGCCTTCCTCTATGCTGTCAAAACTTCTGCGTAGGGCTTCTTCCTCCCTGTATTCTGCTGTGACACTGCTAGGGTCCTCTCCACCGGAATCTGTACTTCCTGCTATGGCCCTGTCCTCGTCACTCTGAACACTCATGCTGCTTTTTCTCTCTTCGTTCAGTTTCAGCCATTTGTCCCGATTCGACATGACTCCATCCCGTAAAGGTGCTAGTCTTGGTTCCACTTTTACCAGAGCCTAGAATGAAATTTGCACAttattacaacaattttcatcgaAGCAGACGATCTTACTACAGCTTGTCCTTATACAGTTTACTGGACCAAGTGATGTAATCACATCAGGAAGttaagaaaaacacatcaaaacctATTCATCTTTTAGCGTTACAGTCTTGCAGATATACCTCAAGTTATAGGTAGGAGTTAACATGAGAGTATGTATAGATTAAACAGAAAGATAGGTCGTAAGCGTCACTTTACTTTTTTAGTGTCGCTACACCTCCAAAAATGATGCGTTCTGTTTCTTTGAGCCAAAAGTCagaaaaatatgaatatgaataatttTCAATAAATTTCTATATGCAGAGTCTCACTCGCGGCATATATGATATACCATGAGAAGGCTCTGCTAaaccgggctgaggtttccatgCTTGTGGGTGTGGCTTCTAATCAgtcgtcagccaatcagagaatacgCTTGTACTNNNNNNNNNNNNNNNNNNNNNNNNNNNNNNNNNNNNNNNNNNNNNNNNNNNNNNNNNNNNNNNNNNNNNNNNNNNNNNNNNNNNNNNNNNNNNNNNNNNNCATAAAGAGGGAAACAAACGCTGTCTATCCACCCAAGTTGCATCTCTGGTAGATCGTCCTTTCTTCGCCTGTCAAACAAAGCCTGGAACGACAAGTGGGACAAATAAGCTTGTTTTACAGTATTGGTGGTATATAATCTGTAATCTATATGGGTTGTATACTTTATTCAGGTACGATACTCCAGCATCAACTGAATTAGCAATATGATAACTTGATGATCTGACAATTTTGGGGTGGGGTCACtctgtatttgtttttataATTATCGTCATTATCATcgacgtcatcatcatcaacatcaccaccaacatcatcatcaccattaccAACATTATCAATATCACTAACGTCAtaactgtcatcatcatcattataacgGTTATCATCTTTATCGTCATTTTTGTTATCATCATCGCATCATCATCaattttattatcatcatcacaaaCTTCATCATCattctatcatcatcattaccgTCTTTGTAGAGGTGCAGCGTCTATTagttattatcatcatttaaTAGATCATGCAATTACTAATTGTAACTTCTATCATTTGCTTAGATATCAGAAATGTTGAAGATACCGCTGGTTCCAAGTTGAGCTCAGCGCGCTCCTTGTCTCCTTGGTCAAAAAATTCACTCGTCACCAGTTCGGCAACCTGGGGTAAAAATTTCGGAATCAATCGTCAGTGCagacattacaaaaaaaatgtttgtcttatctacatgtgtacatatgttATTATTTGGGTTTCAACCttgtaatctgtatctttggtatgttttgtttgaacctttccTTTTCCCTAATGACCCTGGTGAAAAGAGGCCAGCAGATTTTTAATTAATAAATAAAGACTCAAATATGTACAAGAAGGAAAAtatctgctctactctactatctgagaaaaacattgtcattgtcataactATATACTTGAGTTGCCTTAAAATAGTTAAACTAGAATACAACAAACAGGTCGGTGGTAGGTTTGGTTTCGACTTCCGCGAACCTTTGACCCACTCGTGACGTCACACAAAGACAGTGGATCAACTTTTTCATGACGGCAGACGGACACGGCCGAAAATGTATCAAGAAAAAACATCGTACCAACACAAAGTAGCTTTTCATCGTAATACGGTTTAGTACATTAATGTTTAACTGACCTTTTTCTGTATTTCCCAGGGTTTTGTAACAGCAGCGAGATCACATGCCGTCATCAACATACCACTGTAAAGTAATAATGTTCATAACCTGAAGTTAAGCAAGGTAACAATTCATGATTTTATGTTCCTTCTAGTTAAACCACCCAAATCTCTCTCCACTTCTCATATGTTGCCCAACGTCCTTTGCTTAGAATAAGGGGTTTATTCTATGTAAGCGTTTTCACTTTATGATGCATGTATTTCAAATGGCATCAAATATCAGCATTTAT
Above is a genomic segment from Branchiostoma floridae strain S238N-H82 chromosome 16, Bfl_VNyyK, whole genome shotgun sequence containing:
- the LOC118403387 gene encoding uncharacterized protein LOC118403387, which codes for MAQMFVIKNRGSGRVLDVERGGQVINSPVLLYDKHAQDNQKWTHNKYNQICTALKPGGEDVAIHIHDRGTGQVIMSVCQKDPTQAKDQMWLRNDADGTIACYDDPMRVLSAGAGNAGDHLRVEQKGNPPPASQQWDWEAM
- the LOC118403260 gene encoding uncharacterized protein LOC118403260, with protein sequence MSVKYVYIRHAVNGMLLTVADKGDPTNSQLVLKPNIGGDDSQIFRYSDSVLCTNLTSGDSELACQFVPNDCCAMGPCNKGFNQKWFHGDDDKTLMSGQDSTLCLTAEGNDGEAVRVKPKAYPITAKQQWDVIQM